Proteins from a genomic interval of Thermoanaerobaculia bacterium:
- a CDS encoding ATP synthase F0 subunit B translates to MRLARRFPVFFSALLLLAAAPAWAAEEEEVAKKFLGLPVELWKLANLLLILGLLVYFLGKPFNQHFRKRREELDDAIDRAGVERDKALALASEMTARLASLEKEIAEIRTRGAGEGETEKRAQIEAAARDAEMLRRNAADEIEHRLAAAKKDLARAAAALAADRARDVLAGAITDEDRRRLLDESVRSVADAAGGMSRS, encoded by the coding sequence GTGAGGCTCGCCCGGCGTTTCCCGGTTTTCTTCTCCGCGCTCCTCCTCCTCGCGGCGGCTCCGGCCTGGGCGGCCGAGGAAGAAGAGGTCGCGAAGAAGTTCCTCGGACTTCCGGTCGAGCTGTGGAAGCTCGCGAACCTGCTCCTCATCCTCGGCCTTCTCGTGTACTTCCTCGGGAAGCCTTTCAACCAGCATTTCCGGAAACGCCGCGAGGAGCTCGACGACGCGATCGACCGCGCGGGCGTCGAGCGGGACAAGGCGCTGGCGCTCGCCTCGGAGATGACCGCCCGCCTCGCCTCGCTCGAGAAGGAGATCGCGGAGATCCGCACGCGCGGAGCGGGCGAAGGGGAGACCGAGAAGCGCGCCCAGATCGAGGCGGCCGCCCGGGACGCCGAGATGCTCCGCCGGAACGCGGCGGACGAAATCGAGCACCGCCTCGCCGCCGCGAAGAAGGATCTCGCGCGGGCGGCGGCCGCCCTCGCGGCGGACCGCGCGCGCGACGTTCTCGCCGGGGCGATCACGGACGAGGATCGCCGCCGGCTCCTCGACGAGAGCGTCCGGAGCGTCGCCGACGCGGCCGGCGGGATGTCCCGGTCATGA
- a CDS encoding polymer-forming cytoskeletal protein, translated as MAKKPDGVLNGFLDEGSHFKGELTFDDTMRIDGKFEGSIRSDHLLIIGDTGEVDADVRVGSISIDGTLRGSVVAREKIEIHPRGKVYAKLQAPVLKIEEGATFQGEVSGSDK; from the coding sequence ATGGCGAAGAAGCCGGACGGAGTCCTGAACGGATTTCTCGACGAGGGGAGCCATTTCAAGGGAGAGCTCACCTTCGACGACACGATGCGGATCGACGGCAAGTTCGAAGGGTCCATCCGCTCGGACCATCTCCTGATCATCGGCGACACCGGGGAAGTCGACGCCGACGTGCGGGTCGGCAGCATCTCGATCGACGGAACGCTTCGGGGGTCGGTCGTCGCGCGCGAGAAGATCGAGATCCATCCGCGCGGCAAGGTGTACGCGAAGCTGCAGGCCCCGGTGTTGAAGATCGAAGAGGGGGCGACTTTTCAGGGCGAAGTCTCGGGCAGCGACAAGTAG